The Lasioglossum baleicum chromosome 12, iyLasBale1, whole genome shotgun sequence genome segment TTCTACCTTCGTCATCAGAGTCATCCAAACCTAATAAGAGGGAAGTTAATATAAAAATGTGAAGATACACGTAATGTATACATATTCAAGTATTACATACCTAAACCTGATTTTTCACTATCCGAATCATCGTCTGATGCGTCACTGGAATTTTCTGAGCCGCTACCATCTGCATCTGTTTTATAATACCTTCCGGAGCTATCTAAATGTCCTTCATCTTTGTTGTATCTAACTGTTTTCGGTTTCCTTTTCTCGTCGTCTGAATCTACATCGCTCTCAGCTACTATATCCGGTTGTTGATTCGTAATCTCTTCTAATTGTTGATACGTCTTAATTTCTTTCAAACTAAACATATCATCTCCTTCCAGTACAGGACCTTCATCTCCTTTATGAACCATTTTTAGATTCAAGCGTTCATTCAACTTCTGTCTCTCCTTATtagctttcttcttcttccgttTCAATTCTTTAGCTTCTTCTGCTCGAAGTCCTTCGATCTGTTTTGTTATTTCCTGATCTTCCAAGTCTTCCATTTCTTCCTGAGTCACAGGTGGCACTTCTACCGGCTCATTTACTACCTCTTCTACTATCGCTTCCTTTTCTTTCAAAGCATCTTTCATCGTTTTCCACCAACTCAGCAAAAGTTTCAAATCTCTTTTGCCCAACACTTTAATGTCTTTACAGCATTCCTTAATCTCATTAGTCGTTGCTTCGTGATTTGTAATGACTTCATCGTCGAAAACAATTTCAGAAGCATCTTGTAACGCTTCTACCGCGTTCTCGTGCTCTATAAAATCTTTAACCGATAATTTGTGGTATAAAGTGTAATCATTCTCCGGATATCCCTCAGCTTTCAGTTTCTTTTTTCCTGGATTATAAACATTTAACTTATTCGCCGATTCTATCTCCAATTCCGAGAATACATATTTCGGATCTAAAAACTTTGGGTCCAGCTTGTCAGGAGCAATGTAATACTGGCACACAACAAATATTTCAGCAGATTCGCTACGCGAAGCTTGAGGTTTAGTTGCATGTACCTTAAATAgaagatataacgattaaatagGTCCATCATACGAATAACattgttataattataaatgaagTACCTTTCTAAACAACTGTTTCAAAACCCAAATCAACGCGTGATAGTCTTTCGATCTGAAAACCTTTGTAACAAACCATCCGCCCGGTCTTAGAAAATGTGTTGCCATTTTCAAAGCCGACAAAGTTAAAACAATCTGTTGGTACGCATCGTGGAGCCAATTTTTACCAACGTTCGGCGCTCCGTCGTTCAATACCACATCAGCTTTCCATGTCTTCAATTCACGAGATATAGCAACTCGACATTTATCTGTCGTGATATCTTCCACCAAACCGATGCATCCTGGAATCTGTTTTATAGGGAACAAATCTACGCCAATCACTATAGAAGATACCGGCATATTCTGCCGTGCAACTTGCATCCATCCTCCAGGAGCTGCACACAAATCCACGCATACTCGTGATTTTTGTAAGAACTCGAACTTTCGGTTCAACTGGATTAATTTGAAAGCAGCACGTGACCTGTAACCTATGAAACGTAACCTATAAGAGATGTTGCTTATACGATGCAGCTAAAGAAAataggtttacattttagtaGATGATCTCTTTATTTGGTT includes the following:
- the LOC143214602 gene encoding pre-rRNA 2'-O-ribose RNA methyltransferase FTSJ3 encodes the protein MGKKSKIGKQRKDKYYQLAKETGYRSRAAFKLIQLNRKFEFLQKSRVCVDLCAAPGGWMQVARQNMPVSSIVIGVDLFPIKQIPGCIGLVEDITTDKCRVAISRELKTWKADVVLNDGAPNVGKNWLHDAYQQIVLTLSALKMATHFLRPGGWFVTKVFRSKDYHALIWVLKQLFRKVHATKPQASRSESAEIFVVCQYYIAPDKLDPKFLDPKYVFSELEIESANKLNVYNPGKKKLKAEGYPENDYTLYHKLSVKDFIEHENAVEALQDASEIVFDDEVITNHEATTNEIKECCKDIKVLGKRDLKLLLSWWKTMKDALKEKEAIVEEVVNEPVEVPPVTQEEMEDLEDQEITKQIEGLRAEEAKELKRKKKKANKERQKLNERLNLKMVHKGDEGPVLEGDDMFSLKEIKTYQQLEEITNQQPDIVAESDVDSDDEKRKPKTVRYNKDEGHLDSSGRYYKTDADGSGSENSSDASDDDSDSEKSGLGLDDSDDEGRRQVRSKKKKHEDDSENPLLTDLDHRDKKAKKIHKAELWFEKDIFKNLEDEKDEDFQLDKMVEEYKKKGGRIIGEDATVGEKETKISNGKAKMDNTVSDDAVDNEVNSEDTDSGSDYDMDEAMPTNKKNKKNTVGGKNGFEIVSKTNDVKPRKRKRLSEEDLALGSLLIQSKKTRRNLIDSAWNRYAFNDEHLPDWFVKDEQEHMKKEAPVPKELVDEYKKRIEDVNVRPIKKVLEAKARKKRRAVRKLDKAKKKVEAIMENTDISDREKAKQVQALYRKAEKQPKKEVTYVVAKKHMAQKKAARPAGVKGRYKMVDPRMKKDLRAAKAKEKTKGRGKKSRGGKPPRGKAKPHTGKKMKK